The Glycine soja cultivar W05 chromosome 6, ASM419377v2, whole genome shotgun sequence genome has a window encoding:
- the LOC114417008 gene encoding mRNA cap guanine-N7 methyltransferase 1-like, with amino-acid sequence MKRGYQESPSSSLGPPHSRARHDPQGGAHFVEDESTKIFARKVADHYSARSNQTLEEREASPIIHLKKLNNWIKSVLIQLYARRGDAVLDLACGKGGDLIKWDKAKIGYYVGIDIAEGSIKDCRTRYNGDADHHQRRKKFTFPARLICGDCYEVRLDKVLADDAPFDICSCQFALHYSWSTEARARQALANVSALLRPGGIFIGTMPDANVIIKKLREAEGLTFGNRVYWVRFDEEFSDKKFKSSSPFGIKYTFHLEDAVDCPEWIVPFHVFKSLAEENDFELVFAKNSHEFVHEYMKKPEFVELMRRLGALGDGNQDQSTLSADEWEAAYLYMSFVLRKRGQPDKTQQSGRRNRGSMHISEEDIMYISTDD; translated from the exons ATGAAACGAGGGTACCAGGAATCCCCTTCAAGCTCGTTAGGTCCACCTCATTCCAGAGCTAGACATGATCCTCAAG GTGGTGCACACTTTGTTGAGGATGAAAGCACAAAGATTTTTGCTCGGAAAGTAGCAGATCATTATAGTGCGAGATCCAACCAGACTTTGGAAGAACGGGAGGCTAGTCCGATAATTCATTTGAAGAAACTCAATAATTGG ATTAAAAGCGTCTTAATTCAGCTTTATGCTCGTCGAGGAGATGCAGTACTTGACCTCGCCTGTGGCAAG GGTGGTGATCTTATCAAATGGGACAAGGCCAAAATTGGATATTATGTTGGTATTGACATTGCTGAAGGCTCG ATCAAGGACTGCCGGACACGTTACAACGGTGATGCTGACCATCATCAGCGACGTAAAAAGTTTACATTTCCTGCTCGCCTTATATGTGGAGATTGTTATGAG GTTCGCTTGGACAAAGTTCTTGCAGATGATGCTCCTTTTGATATTTGTAGCTGCCAG TTTGCATTGCATTACTCATGGTCTACGGAGGCCCGTGCCCGGCAAGCATTGGCTAATGTGTCAGCTTTACTTCGCCCAGGAGGCATTTTCATTGGAACTATGCCTGATGCCAATGTGATAATCAAGAAGCTTAGAGAAG CTGAAGGATTAACTTTTGGCAACAGAGTCTATTGGGTGCGTTTTGATGAAGAATTTTCTGATAAG AAATTTAAATCTTCCAGCCCTTTTGGAATAAAGTACACGTTCCATTTGGAG GACGCTGTTGATTGTCCTGAATGGATTGTCCCCTTCCATGTATTCAAGTCATTAGCTGAAGAG AATGACTTTGAGCTTGTTTTCGCAAAGAACTCACATGAATTTGTGCATGAGTATATGAAAAAACCAGAATTTGTGGAGCTCATGCGAAGACTTGGTGCATTGGGAGATGGCAACCAAGATCAAA GTACACTCTCTGCTGATGAATGGGAGGCAGCATATTTGTACATGTCATTTGTATTGAGAAAG CGAGGTCAACCTGACAAAACCCAACAGAGTGGCAGAAGGAACCGAGGGTCAATGCACATTTCAGAGGAAGACATCATGTACATTAGCACTGATGATTAA
- the LOC114417007 gene encoding uncharacterized protein LOC114417007 isoform X2 produces the protein MGGGGAMRSAAKIAGIGVSKAALRPSALPTEQTVRNASRPTAVTGVSSQSAKSAEVAPLHTAAAWDDWDFAEDGELVVPRMVFGSVPTLDEAKEATAELKDAIDQVYLCPGSSQYSSPGGQVSALSPTLYGPVNRSCVIDAISDPTAPKHAIQAFHFLSTSREAQAVVASLACDPNVWNAVMENSAVSSFFQSQQSVAGFGAAENSEEVDKLSSCASETVESPEKLEGSAESHPGNMFDDFMGLLQNVKLTVIELVSRLSGFLQNIFPTPDAMREKMSFDADGNTKASFMDSKISMGGTFIGLAVLVIMVIVTKRA, from the exons ATGGGTGGGGGAGGAGCTATGAGGTCCGCGGCGAAAATAGCCGGAATTGGCGTGTCCAAGGCGGCGCTCCGGCCTTCGGCGCTCCCTACGGAGCAGACGGTCCGCAACGCGTCGCGACCAACGGCGGTCACCGGAGTGTCGTCGCAGTCGGCGAAATCCGCGGAG GTGGCGCCGCTGCACACGGCAGCTGCCTGGGACGATTGGGACTTCGCCGAGGATGGCGAATTGGTCGTGCCGAGGATGGTGTTCGGTTCTGTCCCCACTCTCGATGAAGCTAAGGAAGCCACCGCAGAGTTGAAGGACGCTATTGATca AGTATATCTTTGTCCTGGGTCTTCTCAATATTCATCTCCCGGTGGTCAAGTCTCTGCTTTGTCTCCCACTCTCTATGGGCCAGTGAACAGATCTTGTGTCATTGATGCTATTTCAGATCCTACGGCCCCAAAGCATGCCATTCaggcttttcattttcttagcaCTAGTCGTGAGGCCCAG GCTGTTGTGGCTTCACTTGCTTGTGACCCAAATGTATGGAATGCAGTCATGGAAAATTCTGCTGTCAGTAGTTTCTTCCAATCACAACAGTCAG TGGCTGGTTTTGGAGCAGCAGAAAATTCTGAGGAAGTGGATAAGTTATCAAGTTGTGCTTCTGAAACAGTCGAATCCCCTGAGAAATTGGAAGGGTCGGCTGAGTCTCACCCGGGGAACATGTTTGACGATTTCATGGGTCTTCTGCAGAATGTGAAGCTTACAGTTATTGAATTGGTAAGTAGGTTGTCTGGTTTCCTTCAGAACATATTCCCAACACCTGATGCTATGAGAGAGAAAATGTCTTTCGATGCTGATGGGAACACTAAAGCAAGTTTCATGGATAGTAAAATTAGCATGGGAGGAACCTTCATAGGTTTGGCAGTGCTGGTGATAATGGTAATCGTGACAAAGAGAGCTTAG
- the LOC114417007 gene encoding uncharacterized protein LOC114417007 isoform X1, translated as MGGGGAMRSAAKIAGIGVSKAALRPSALPTEQTVRNASRPTAVTGVSSQSAKSAEVLPTEQTVRNASRPTAVSGVSSQSAKSAEVAPLHTAAAWDDWDFAEDGELVVPRMVFGSVPTLDEAKEATAELKDAIDQVYLCPGSSQYSSPGGQVSALSPTLYGPVNRSCVIDAISDPTAPKHAIQAFHFLSTSREAQAVVASLACDPNVWNAVMENSAVSSFFQSQQSVAGFGAAENSEEVDKLSSCASETVESPEKLEGSAESHPGNMFDDFMGLLQNVKLTVIELVSRLSGFLQNIFPTPDAMREKMSFDADGNTKASFMDSKISMGGTFIGLAVLVIMVIVTKRA; from the exons ATGGGTGGGGGAGGAGCTATGAGGTCCGCGGCGAAAATAGCCGGAATTGGCGTGTCCAAGGCGGCGCTCCGGCCTTCGGCGCTCCCTACGGAGCAGACGGTCCGCAACGCGTCGCGACCAACGGCGGTCACCGGAGTGTCGTCGCAGTCGGCGAAATCCGCGGAGGTGCTCCCTACGGAGCAGACGGTCCGCAACGCGTCGCGACCAACGGCGGTCTCCGGAGTGTCGTCACAGTCGGCGAAATCCGCGGAGGTGGCGCCGCTGCACACGGCAGCTGCCTGGGACGATTGGGACTTCGCCGAGGATGGCGAATTGGTCGTGCCGAGGATGGTGTTCGGTTCTGTCCCCACTCTCGATGAAGCTAAGGAAGCCACCGCAGAGTTGAAGGACGCTATTGATca AGTATATCTTTGTCCTGGGTCTTCTCAATATTCATCTCCCGGTGGTCAAGTCTCTGCTTTGTCTCCCACTCTCTATGGGCCAGTGAACAGATCTTGTGTCATTGATGCTATTTCAGATCCTACGGCCCCAAAGCATGCCATTCaggcttttcattttcttagcaCTAGTCGTGAGGCCCAG GCTGTTGTGGCTTCACTTGCTTGTGACCCAAATGTATGGAATGCAGTCATGGAAAATTCTGCTGTCAGTAGTTTCTTCCAATCACAACAGTCAG TGGCTGGTTTTGGAGCAGCAGAAAATTCTGAGGAAGTGGATAAGTTATCAAGTTGTGCTTCTGAAACAGTCGAATCCCCTGAGAAATTGGAAGGGTCGGCTGAGTCTCACCCGGGGAACATGTTTGACGATTTCATGGGTCTTCTGCAGAATGTGAAGCTTACAGTTATTGAATTGGTAAGTAGGTTGTCTGGTTTCCTTCAGAACATATTCCCAACACCTGATGCTATGAGAGAGAAAATGTCTTTCGATGCTGATGGGAACACTAAAGCAAGTTTCATGGATAGTAAAATTAGCATGGGAGGAACCTTCATAGGTTTGGCAGTGCTGGTGATAATGGTAATCGTGACAAAGAGAGCTTAG